In the genome of Aquificaceae bacterium, the window GGAAAAGGGTTATAAGGGTATTTTTAGCAAAATGGGAGAGGGTCTATTGGAGAAGTTCATAGAGGACTTGAAAAAGGAGATAGAAGAAAAGCCACAAGACCCAGAGCTTCTTTTTAAGCTGGGAGTTGCCTACACAAGAGCTGGAAAGGTTTCACAAGCAAGGGAGGTATACAAAAAGCTAAAGGAAATAG includes:
- a CDS encoding tetratricopeptide repeat protein, with product MMEKGYKGIFSKMGEGLLEKFIEDLKKEIEEKPQDPELLFKLGVAYTRAGKVSQAREVYKKLKEIDPQKASELLDIIYEV